A stretch of the Microcebus murinus isolate Inina chromosome 6, M.murinus_Inina_mat1.0, whole genome shotgun sequence genome encodes the following:
- the RFX7 gene encoding DNA-binding protein RFX7, whose amino-acid sequence MAEEQQQPPPQQPDAHQQLPPSAPNSGVALPALVPGLPGTEASALQHKIKNSICKTVQSKVDCILQEVEKFTDLEKLYLYLQLPSGLSNGEKSDQNAMSSSRAQQMHAFSWIRNTLEEHPETSLPKQEVYDEYKSYCDNLGYHPLSAADFGKIMKNVFPNMKARRLGTRGKSKYCYSGLRKKAFVHMPTLPNLDFHKTGDGLEGAEPSGQLQNIDEEVISSACRLVCEWAQKVLSQPFDTVLELARFLVKSHYIGTKSMAALTVMAAAPAGIKGITQPSAFIPTAESNSFQPQVKTLPSPIDAKQQLQRKIQKKQQEQKLQSPLPGESSAKKSEGATTNGVTNLPNGNPAILSPQPIGIVVAAVPSPIPVQRTRQLVTSPSPMSSSDGKVLPLNVQVVTQHMQSVKQAPKTPQNVPASPGGDRSARHRYPQILPKPANSNALTIRSPTTVLFTSSPIKTAVVPASHMSSLNVVKMTTISLTPSNSSAPLKHSASVNSATGTTEESRSIPQIKNGSVVSLQSPGSRSSSTGGTSAVEVKMEPETSSDEHPVQCQENSDGAKAPQTTPSALLGPKSNTDGLVQKPSNEGIIEIKSTKVCDQRTKCKSRCNEILPGTSTGNNQSTVTLSVATQNLTFTSTSSPSNGDSINNKDPKLCTKSPRKRLSSTLQESQVPPVKKPIVEQLSAVITEGQKPGSVKKDQKVPHSGKTESSTAGAQIPSKVSINISPHMVANQPLNSSALITSDSALEQQTTPSSSPDIKVKLEGSVFLLDSDSKSDGSFNPNEWQQITKDSEFISASCEQQQDVSVMTIPEHSDINDLEKSVWELEGMPQETYTQQLHSQIQESPLNQIQAHSSDQLPLQSELKEFEPSVAQTNESYFPFDDELTQDSIVEELVLMEQQMAMNNSHTYSNCLGMTLQSQSITPGAPMSSHTSSTHFYHPIHSNGTPVHTPTPTPTPTPTPTPTPTPTSEMIAGSQSLSRESPCSRLAQTTPVDSALGSSRHTPIGTPHSNCSSSVPPSPVECRNPFAFTPISSSMAYHDASIVSSSPVKPMQRPMATHPDKTKLEWMNNGYSGVGNSSVSGHGILPSYQELVEDRFRKPHAFAVPGQSYQSQSRHHDTHFGRLTPVSPVQQQGATVNNTNKQEGFAVPAPLDNKGTNSSASSNFRCRSVSPAVHRQRNLSGSTLYPVSNIPRSNVTPFGSPVTPEVHVFTNVHTDACANNIAQRSQSVPLTVMMQTAFPNALQKQTNSKKITNVLLSKLDSDNDDAVRGLGMNNLPSNYTARMNLTQILETSAVFPSANSQNMIDSSTSVYEFQTPSYLTKSNSTDQINFSPGDNQAQSEIGEQQIDFNSTVKDLLSGDSLQTNQQLVGQVASDLTNTASDFSSDIRLSSELSGSINDLNTLDPNLLFDPGRQQGQDDEATLEELKNDPLFQQICSESMNSMTSSGFEWIESKDHPTVEMLG is encoded by the exons GAGCTATTGTGACAATCTTGGTTACCATCCGTTAAGTGCTGCTGATTTTGGAAAGATCATGAAAAACGTCTTTCCAAACATGAAGGCACGTCGTTTGGGCACGAGAGGCAAATCTAA GTATTGCTACagtggattaagaaaaaaagcttttgttcataTGCCAACACTGCCCAACCTTGACTTTCACAAAACTGGAGATGGG ttgGAAGGAGCTGAACCTTCTGGGCAGCTTCAAAATATTGATGAGGAAGTTATCTCTTCTGCTTGCCGTCTTGTGTGTGAGTGGGCCCAGAAAGTGTTAAGCCAACCATTTGACACAGTCTTGGAATTAGCCCGCTTCCTTGTAAAAAGTCACTATATAGGCACCAAGTCAATGGCAGCTCTAACCGTAATGGCAGCAGCACCAGCAG gAATTAAAGGAATTACCCAGCCTTCTGCTTTTATACCTACAGCTGAAAGTAATTCCTTTCAGCCTCAGGTAAAGACTTTGCCATCTCCTATTGATGCTAAACAGCAGTTGCAACGGAAAATCCAAAAGAAGCAGCAAGAACAGAAACTACAATCCCCTTTGCCCGGAGAATCCTCAGCAAAAAAATCAGAAGGCGCTACAACCAATGGAGTGACTAATCTTCCTAATGGAAATCCTGCAATCCTTTCTCCTCAACCTATTGGTATCGTTGTGGCAGCTGTCCCTAGTCCCATTCCG GTCCAGCGGACCAGGCAGTTGGTAACTTCACCAAGTCCAATGAGTTCTTCTGATGGCAAAGTTCTTCCCCTCAATGTCCAAGTGGTCACTCAACACATGCAGTCTGTGAAACAGGCACCAAAGACTCCTCAGAACGTTCCAGCCAGTCCTGGTGGGGATCGTTCTGCTCGGCACCGTTACCCTCAGATCTTACCCAAACCAGCCAACAGCAATGCGCTCACCATCCGCTCTCCAACTACTGTCCTCTTTACTAGTAGTCCCATCAAAACTGCTGTTGTACCTGCTTCACACATGAGTTCTTTAAATGTGGTGAAAATGACAACAATATCCCTCACACCCAGCAACAGTAGTGCCCCTCTTAAACATTCTGCCTCAGTCAACAGTGCTACCGGAACAACAGAAGAATCGAGGAGCATTCCACAGATCAAGAACGGTTCTGTTGTTTCACTTCAGTCTCCTGGGTCCCGAAGCAGCAGCACTGGGGGAACATCTGCCGTGGAAGTCAAAATGGAACCTGAAACATCATCAGATGAGCATCCTGTACAGTGCCAAGAGAACTCTGATGGGGCTAAAGCTCCGCAAACAACACCTAGTGCCCTTTTGGGTCCGAAAAGTAATACAGATGGATTAGTGCAGAAACCTTCAAATGAAGGTatcattgaaataaaatcaaCTAAGGTCTGTGACCAGAGGACCAAATGTAAAAGTCGCTGTAATGAAATTCTGCCAGGCACGTCAACAGGCAATAATCAAAGCACTGTCACTCTCTCAGTTGCTACTCAGAACTTAACTTTCACCAGCACCAGCTCACCATCTAATGGtgactcaataaataataaagaccCTAAATTATGCACTAAAAGTCCAAGAAAACGACTGTCTTCTACATTGCAAGAGTCCCAGGTGCCTCCTGTAAAGAAACCAATTGTGGAACAGCTTTCTGCCGTTATCACAGAAGGTCAGAAACCAGGCAGTGTTAAGAAGGACCAAAAGGTTCCACATTCAGGGAAAACAGAAAGTTCAACAGCAGGTGCTCAGATTCCTAGCAAGGTATCAATAAATATCAGTCCACACATGGTGGCAAATCAACCCTTGAACTCTTCTGCTCTTATTACCAGTGATTCAGCTTTGGAACAGCAAACAACACCATCATCATCTCcagatataaaagtaaaacttGAAGGAAGTGTCTTTCTCTTGGACAGTGACTCAAAATCAGATGGCAGCTTTAATCCAAATGAATGGCAACAGATCACTAAGGATTCTGAGTTTATATCTGCCAGCTGTGAACAACAGCAAGATGTCAGTGTTATGACAATTCCTGAGCACTCTGATATCAATGACTTAGAGAAATCTGTTTGGGAATTAGAAGGAATGCCACAGGAAACGTATACCCAGCAGCTACATAGCCAGATACAAGAATCTCCTTTGAATCAGATACAAGCACATTCTTCAGATCAGTTACCTCTGCAGTCCGAACTGAAGGAGTTTGAGCCTTCTGTTGCCCAGACAAATGAAAGCTACTTTCCTTTTGATGATGAACTTACACAGGATAGTATTGTGGAAGAGCTGGTGCTTATGGAGCAGCAAATGGCAATGAACAATTCGCATACTTACAGTAACTGTTTGGGAATGACACTTCAAAGTCAGTCAATAACTCCAGGAGCTCCAATGTCATCTCACACCTCCAGCACCCACTTCTATCATCCCATCCACAGCAATGGCACTCcagtccacacacccacacccacacccactcctacccctaccccaaccccaaccccaaccccaacctctgAAATGATTGCTGGGTCTCAGAGTCTATCACGGGAGAGCCCTTGCTCCAGGCTAGCCCAGACTACACCTGTGGATAGTGCTTTAGGAAGTAGCCGACATACACCCATTGGTACTCCACATTCTAACTGCAGCAGTAGTGTCCCTCCCAGCCCTGTTGAATGCAGAAATCCATTTGCATTCACCCCAATAAGCTCCAGTATGGCATATCATGATGCCAGCATTGTCTCAAGTAGTCCTGTGAAACCGATGCAAAGACCCATGGCCACACACCCTGACAAAACCAAGCTTGAATGGATGAATAATGGGTATAGTGGGGTTGGTAATTCCTCAGTTTCTGGCCATGGCATTCTCCCAAGCTATCAGGAACTAGTGGAAGACCGTTTCAGGAAACCTCATGCTTTTGCTGTGCCTGGACAGTCTTATCAGTCTCAATCCAGACATCATGACACTCATTTTGGTCGTTTGACTCCTGTCTCTCCTGTGCAGCAGCAAGGTGCCACTGTAAATAATACCAACAAACAGGAGGGTTTTGCAGTCCCTGCCCCTCTCGATAATAAAGGAACTAATTCATCTGCCAGCAGCAACTTCAGATGCCGGAGTGTGAGCCCTGCTGTTCATCGCCAACGTAATCTTAGTGGAAGCACCCTCTATCCAGTATCTAATATCCCACGATCTAATGTGACCCCCTTTGGAAGTCCAGTAACCCCAGAAGTTCATGTTTTCACAAATGTTCACACAGATGCATGTGCCAACAACATAGCTCAAAGAAGTCAATCAGTTCCATTGACAGTCATGATGCAGACAGCCTTCCCGAACGCTCTTCAGAAGCaaacaaacagtaaaaaaataaccAATGTTTTGTTGAGTAAACTTGATTCTGACAATGATGATGCAGTGAGAGGTTTGGGAATGAACAACCTGCCCTCCAATTACACAGCCCGGATGAATCTCACTCAGATTTTGGAAACTTCCGCTGTTTTTCCTAGTGCCAACTCACAGAATATGATTGATTCCAGCACTTCTGTTTATGAATTTCAAACACCATCTTACCTCACCAAAAGTAATAGCACCGATCAGATCAATTTTTCTCCTGGAGATAATCAAGCACAATCAGAAATTGGAGAGCAACAAATAGATTTCAATAGCACTGTTAAAGACCTGTTGAGTGGAGACAGCTTACAAACCAACCAGCAGCTGGTAGGTCAGGTAGCATCTGATCTCACTAATACTGCATCTGATTTCTCTAGTGATATCAGGTTGTCTTCTGAGCTCTCAGGCAGCATCAATGATTTGAACACTTTAGACCCAAATCTACTGTTTGATCCAGGTCGTCAGCAGGGACAAGATGATGAAGCTACACTGGAAGAATTAAAGAATGACCCTTTATTTCAACAAATTTGCAGTGAATCCATGAATTCTATGACTTCATCAGGTTTTGAATGGATAGAAAGCAAGGACCATCCTACTGTTGAAATGTTGGGTTAA